tgaaaaaaaaaaagctcaacatcattcatcatcagggaaatacaaatcaaaaccataatgagatactacctcacattgtcagaatggctaaaattaacaactcaggaaactaacagatgttgacaaggatgtggagcaaggggaactcttttgcactgttggcaggaatgcaagcaggtgcggccactctggagaataatatggaggttcctcaaaaagttaaaaatagaactaacctatgacccagcaattgcactactaggtatttatccaaaggatatgaaaatgctgattcaaaggggcatatgcaccccaatgtttataccagccactatcaacaatagccaaattatggaaagagcccaaatgtctattgacagatgaatgcataaagaagatacggtatatatagacaatggaatactactcaaccatcaaaaaggatgaaatcttaccatttgcaacaacatggatggaactagattatattatgttaaatgaaataagtcaaagacaaataccatatgatttcactcatgtagaatttaagaaacaaaacagatgaacataagggaaggaaaaataagataaaaacagaaagggagacaaaccataagaaactcttaactatagagaataaactaagGATTGCTGGAAGgggatgtgtgtgggggggaacggactaaatgggtgatgggcattaaggaggacatttaTTCAGATGAATATATGTCACtataaattatatgttttatatgtcaCTAATTCAActcctgaaacaaacaaacacacaaacaaaaagcatttgtGCCATTCAGCTTGGATGGTTTCCACTTctctgtcttccagattgctATTCCATTCTTCTGTTTCATCTAATCTGCTGTTGATTTACTTTAGTTTACTTTCCATTTCAgtttgtattcttcagctctggttattttttatattttctaactcTTTTTTGAAGCCCTCTACGCATCCATTTTGGTCAATGTCTTTATAACTATTaatttgaactctttatcagataaattacttatctctgtttcattggggttttttttagggctttattttgcttttttcatttggaaccaaattctttgttctttgttcatttttgtgggggttttttctATGAATTAGGCAGAGTAGTTACCTCTCTGTCTTAAAAGAGTGGTCTTGTATAGGAGCATCCCCCGTGTGAGCTGTGTGCCTTGTAGTTTTGGTGGGATGACTGGGGCTGGAACAAGTGTGGGTCCTGGGGTTTCCAGGGTGAACTGTGCTGGGGCCATCCTGATAAGATAGCTGGACCTGGAGTGGACATGGGCCAGGGGATCCTGCTATGTCCATCCTCATGAGATGGCTAAATCTTGAGTGAGTGCATGGGGGTTCCTGATGCACACCATGCAGGGCTACCTGGGGTACGTTGGCAAGATGGCTGGGTCAGGCGTGACCTTGGGAAATTCTATGGCATGCCACTCTGGGGCCCCTTGGCAGGACAGATGGAGCTGGGGAGGGCACAAACAGGGGTGAGGGCATTTGGGATAGGGTAGTGCCTTGGGGGAAGCTGGAACTGCTGTAAACTAGAGACTCAGGACTTGCATAGGGCAGATCTAGTAAGCTGCTAGAGCACTTGACCCTGTTTCTATCCATGCTATTATAGCAGAGagggaatatgaaaaaaaaaaaaaaaaggcacttgtCAGCATCTCCCGCCCCAGAAAGCATTTCAGTAGTTCCCCTACTTACATGACAGATGATTCAGGGTTAGTAAATGGATTTACTTCACTTATAGACTAGTTGCCTTTTAAATAGATGGTTTTCTGCTGTGCCCACGACAAGCACATCTGTGTGTGGTCCTCTGCATAATATCCCTCCCTAAGGCAGGTTGCTGTGTTGAGGATGGGGCTCCCCTGGTTACCATGCCTCCATCTTTTTACCTTTCGCTATGCAGTCCCTCTATCATTTGTTGTGAAGCAGCTGTTCAATAGGACCTTAGTTATTCAGGGGGAATTGTTGTATATGTAGTGGTAGATTTGGTGTGTCCATGGGAAGGGGTAGGTTCAGGATCTTCCTATGCTGCCATCCTGGACCCTCTATTCAAAGAATTTAGTTTGCTGATGTCATTTAAGACACTACGACAGAGTGGACAAACTTGGAGGTAAAGTaggtttaaaatgataaaataattggGTTTTTATTACTAAGCAAGAATTGATAACTTTACTTCCATAGGAAAGCAAGTATTTACATTTTACCAAGAGGGTTCtttggggggagtggggagagaaaatATGTTCTCTATAATAAACATTAATGGGCATAATTTAGAATATTCATATCAGAGAAAAATTTTGCTAAAAATAACTATTACAttaagatgatgatgatgcttCAATAGGCTTTTTCACCTCCCTCATGACCCTAAAAAGATACTTAGAAAAGATAGTAGGTTCTTAATAAATACTGATGCATGTGTGATATTTTAGATCTTATCTTGCTGATTCTTTGGCAGGAAAAACTGTTCcagtgaaaaagaaatgcaagtttgGAATGACATCCACAATCCCTGGTGGACATGTCTGGAAAGAGACATGGAATCCTGTCTCCTGTAGTTTGGCTCCGATCAAAATGAAAGAATGCCTAACAGGAAAATTCGTGTATCTAATGGGAGATTCCACAGTCCGCCAGTGGATGGaatatttcaaaaacagtatCAACAGTATGCCTCAGTCTAAGCCATTATTCATATCCCTTtcagaaatttactttttatttcaaggGAGCAATAGGAAATGCCTCTTCTTCATATCTCTTAATCACAACACACTAAAACTTTTCAAGACATCATTgtctttcctttaaaagaataCATTCATCTGACTGGAAGGGAGCATGTGtagaaaagatttattatatCTATATCCCAATGTGTACCTGAGTATGTACTCAGCATGCCCAGAAAATCATTGACAGAGCTGAAAATAATGTAAGATACTACACTGCCCATTTTCTACAGTTGGCATAATGATTAAGGATGTAGATTCTAGATCCAGATGATCTCAGAGCAAAATCTGGCTTCTTCATGTTCTACCTgggtaaccttgggcaagttatataACCGTTGTCcttctcagcttcttcatctataaaataaacatgaaaaaacaacCCACCTGGTAGAATGAAGTAATATATACAATGCATTTAGAATTGTTACATAGGTAGGCCCTCTTTGGTGTAAGCTATCATCCCTGTTATCATTACTTGAAAAGAAAACTTCCAGGAGCAAGGCAATGACTTAGCACCAGttagaaataatacttaaaaGTATGGACTGTGTTGTCTAATGTATGTAGGCTGTGCCACTCAGAAGCTATGACTTTTGGTGTGTTACTTATTTTTGgtgccttatttttctcatccATCAACTACAAATAATGATACTATCTGATGGTTGTTATGAGGACCCAATGAGATAATGGTTATAAAATACTTAGTACATTGCAAGACACATAGTGCCCAGTGAACAAGAGCTACTGTGACTGTTATCCCATGTCCAAATTGGGGCTGGAATCCAGTGGCTAGAATCCTAGTCCAGTTGCTCTATTTACTAAACCAAGGATACACCAATAATAATTCAGAATTCACTAGTAGACCTTAGCACTCTTGACAGGAAAACGaggtgcctgcctgcctgcctgctgggTCCCGGGTCCTGGCTCCTGGCTGTCATCACTGGGATTAGCTCACCTTATGTGTCTCCATTACAGCCTTTCTGACATGGCTGCCACTTTTGTGATCTCACACTTTAGAAGGTAGGCTGATGCTcccaataaaaaagagaatggtAGGGCCTCAGCTCCAAGCAGTAGGTGGAATTCCCACCAAAGGGGAGAGTTTTCAGTTGTGACCTCTGAATTCTtctagacctcagtttcctggtcTATAAGATTAAGGGTCTGATGGTAATCTTTAGCATTCCATTCTACAATACTGAATTCCTTAGGTTATAGAAAGTCTGAGTTTCATGAGTTCCCTCCTCTTTGTCTAACCATTTAAATTGTAGCAAAATGTCTGTTGCACATTttgttaaaagttaaattttatagCATGCTTTGGAAAAGGAAGTTGAAGTAAGTCAGAAGCAGAATGAAGACAATGATACTGCCATCTTCCTTCAACTAATGTTCCagtatctttattttcaaatgccTTGGGTGAAAACTAAATGTAGCCCTTTACTTCAAAGATGGCACTTGTTACAAAGCATTAATAATCCTTTTCTACATATTTTCCTCAGAAGTTCTAACTACAAAGCAGCCGGCCCTGATAGTCTGATAAAGGCCTAATTTATAGGATAAAAAATGGAAGGACTTCGCTTTATTCTGTTAGTATTATACTCATGTTTTCATAGGTTCTAAGGTTGGGTAGACAGTTTTCATGAGAGTTGGGAGGAGCTTCAAATTGAGGTGCAgcttctgtcacttactagcttcAGCAGGTCATTTCATCTCTTGATTTTCTATAATATGATAATTAAATGTGtctgcatgtacatgtgtgtgtgtgtatgtgtgtatatacccAGGAGTTGGTTTCATTTTCTACAGTTTGAGCTACTTGCTGTCAACTGCAGTCTGGAAGCAGATCATCCTCCTGACATATTGtgaggtcaatagtagcctaaggCTATGTTGTGATGCCTACATCAtccacctcacttcatctcatcacataggcattttatcatctcacgtCATCACAGAAAAAGGAGGAGTCCAGTACAGCAAGACATTTTGAGAGAGATCACATTTGTATAACTTTATtgcagtatattgttataattctattttattttcattgttgttaatcttttactgtgcctaatttataaattcaactttatcataggtatatatgtacaggaaaaaaacatGGTATATATAGGGTTCAGTGCTATCTGCAGTCTCAGGCATCCACcaggggtcttggaatgtatcctCAGTGGATAAGgactactgtgtgtgtgtgtctgtttgtgtaGGGAGGAAGGAACATGCCTTGAGGCGAATGAATATATCCAAATAAATGCTTTGTAAACTATGAAGACCTTCACAAGTGAATAGTAATACTATTATAGATGAGATGCTCAGTACCATTCTAAGCATATGTAAAGGAAACACAAAAGTATAGAATATAATTCCAGTCTTATGGAAACTCTGAGTATTTGGAGAAATaagtttacttgtttttttaatgtaaagacaTAAGTACTCTCTCTAGCCTCAAGCTTAATCTACAGCTCACGAAATGTACAAATATAATACCTAAAAAATTAACTACATCGTGCTCCCATGAAGTTACTGCAGTGCTTACCATCCCCAGTTTGCTTCTGCATGGTTCGACAAATGAACATATATAACCTCTTACCTGTATAACACTTTggattgttaaaataattttcaaagctaTTCCTTCATTTAAACctataataaaataagttatgCATGATTAACTTATCTGATTATAAACACCAAaacttttcttctgtctttatgATCTTTATAACtatacttcttttattttgggATTGCCTACTTGTCATCAGCACTGAAATCAGTGGATCTGCATGAATCGGGAAAATTTCAACACCAGCTTGCTGTGGACTTGGACAAGAATATCAACATCCAGTGGCAAAAACATGGTTACCCTCTGATTGGATCATTGACctattcagtgaaagaaattgaatacatTGCCCGAGTCATTGACAGAactggaggagaaaaaaacactGTCATTGTTATTTCCCTGGGCCAGCATTTCAGGCCCTTCCCCATTGATGTTTTTATCCGAAGGGCCCTCAATGTCCACAAAGCTGTTCAGCGTCTTCTTCTGAGAAGCCCAGACACTATGGTTATTATCAAGGCAGAAAACATCAGGGAGATGCATGGTGATGTGGAAAGATTTAGTGACTTTCATGGTTACATCCAGTATCTTGCCCTTAAGGAAATTTTTCAAGATCTTAATGTGGGCCTCATTGATGCCTGGGATATAACAATTGCATATGGCACAAAGAGTGTGCATCCACCTCAATCTGTAGTCAGAAATGaagttaatatattattaaactaTATTTGCTAGATAACACCTCTGAAATTCATTcacttgattaaaaatatttataaagtgtttgCAGTCATGCCAGATCTTGTGTTTGGCTCTGAACTCCCAATTAGCATGAGATCTGCACCATTGCTAATCAATAAACAAccaattcaacaaataaataacttctaATTGGGCTTctacttaagaataaaaattgaaaatacctATGAAAAAGGACCATACTTCTTGATCAGAGTCATGCCACTCTTCACAAATGGGAAGTCAGGACACCTAATGGTTAAAAGTTGTCTCTGATTCATGGAAATCCAGTGcaataaagtcatttaaaaatatttggagataatggtctcatttttcttatttctgctgCTAAAGACAAGCTCAAGATGACATCCAAGTGGCAAGAGAAGTCCTGAAAGGCAATTCTCCATGCCTAGAGTCCTAGAGGAGCAACAGAATTCTAAGCAAGGCCCCCTGGATACTGAAAACCTCTGACTTTTCTCTCCCTATAAGAACTCCCACTGCTAGGAGCTAATCTCATTTGATAGAATTTATCTTCCAGGACTATAGAACAACACAGGTAAAAACACAGTTCCCTAGAGTTTAGGAAGCTGAGCTTCAGTCCTTTTGTTGACAGTAATTTTACAATTTTGGATAAAGCACTTCATTTCTATGGGCCTATTTCCCAAATGAAGGAGTCAGTTTAAAACTTACGGTTTTTCAAACCTTGATCTGTGCAGATCTGGGTGCTCTAGGTGGTACTTCAGGTACTTCCTGAATGGACAGGACTTAGAAGAGGTGGCTGGTGGGTAGGGTACAGGTTCTGTTATACCATTTCAGCCAGGCTGTCAGCCATGCTAACCTACAGGTGTGTTGGACTTGTGGGAGAGTTTTGATGAAACATGTTGGAAACCCATGATGTAGATAATCAACAACACTGGTTTCTGTAATCAAcattttaatctctctctcttgcatttTAACAGACCTTCCCAAAATTTGGCCAAAAAAGAATGATTGATAGAATTTCAGTTGAAAGGTAcaacataattattataaaacaatttGGCATCatattcttccttaatttttcacTCTAAACCATGTCCCAGATACCACTGGGCCTCTGACCTACCCTTGGTATTTCTAGGCaagaacaattataataaaaacaatctaCTTATCCAGTTTCCTCTGGGAAAGGGATAATAAATTTTC
The Vulpes lagopus strain Blue_001 chromosome 10, ASM1834538v1, whole genome shotgun sequence genome window above contains:
- the NXPE4 gene encoding NXPE family member 4 isoform X2; its protein translation is MNSPCPEVPLHPVVSSAETELRIKRITGKLDQLIPPRPFTHMNTTTSAAHSTATILHPRDAYCRGDRLDVVLEGRDHLGRRKEYGGDFLRARMSSPALKAGASGNVTDYNNGTYLVSFTLFWEGWVSLSLLLIHPSEGASALWRARNQGYDRVIFTGQFASGTSHVDTDCALVLNSSTELCEYLDAQDQEAFYCVRPPHMPCAALTHMHSKNKDVSYLSKQEWSLFERSNVGVEIMEKNVISVSKCNRKTVPVKKKCKFGMTSTIPGGHVWKETWNPVSCSLAPIKMKECLTGKFVYLMGDSTVRQWMEYFKNSINTLKSVDLHESGKFQHQLAVDLDKNINIQWQKHGYPLIGSLTYSVKEIEYIARVIDRTGGEKNTVIVISLGQHFRPFPIDVFIRRALNVHKAVQRLLLRSPDTMVIIKAENIREMHGDVERFSDFHGYIQYLALKEIFQDLNVGLIDAWDITIAYGTKSVHPPQSVVRNEVNILLNYIC